DNA from Helicobacter pylori:
GTTTGTAAAAACGCATGGCGGTTGAACACTTGGGATCAATTTGAAATCCCTAAGCCTTTTAGCGAAGTGCGCTATTACATGCTAGAATCTGTGATCATCCCTAAAGAATGGGAGCTTTCAAGGGCTAAAGAATATTTAAAGGCACGCATGGATTCTGTTGGGTTTGAAGAATCTCAAAGGGGTTTGGGTGCTTAAAGGGTTAAAAAAAGCGCTTAAAGAGAAATTTTGCTCTCAAGTGTATATCTCTTTTAATGTGGATCACAATCTTTTATCCGCTCAAGTTTTAAGGGTTAAAAACCACCGCATCAAAGAGAAATTTTTTAAAACTTTTGAGACCAAAGTGGAGACTAAAAATGGTGAAGTCCCCATTCAAGCCTTAAAAATCGCCAGAACTTATAGCCAAAAATACCCCTACACCTATTTTAGCGCGATGAGTAAGGCTAAAGAGGTTTTATGCGAAAAGCAGGCGTTTGAACAAATCAAACAAGAAAATCAAGATTATCAGGCTTGTGAAGTCAATCAAAAGTATTGCGTTTATGTGGAATCTAAGGATTTTTTAAAGGATTTCAAGCGTTTTAAAATCCAGGATGTGGATTTTTTGTTTTCGCCCTTTAGCCTTATTTATGATTTTGTGCGCGATAATTTAGAAAACAAGCCTTTGTTGTATCTGCTTTTAGAGCGTTCAAGGTTTTATTTTTTGATTGCGGATAAAAAAGAGATTTTTTTAGCCAAATCCGTGTTTTTAGAAGAGCAACCTGAAGAATTTATAGAGGGCAAAGAAGAAGATTCTATGGGAATGAGTAATGAAGCTGTGAATTTGTTTTTGAGCGAAATCCAAGAAGATATTGACAGCCTTGAAGAAGCGATAGGCCTAGACAGCAGTAAGGATAATAGCGAAAAAATAACAGAGGACGCTTATAGTTTGATTGAAGGCATGACGAATATCCCCTTGATTGCAGATGTTTTGCAAGAGGGGTTGCGTGGCGTCTATCATTCTAGAGAGATAGACTTTGTAGAAAAAGTGGTTGTTTTAGACAGCTGTCAAATCCACCAAAAGGCGTTAATGCATTTGCAAGAAACTTTGATGATAGAAGTGGATAGGCTTGATTTTTCTTTAGTGGAGCGGTTGAATGTTTTAGCGCGCATGGAGAATGAAAAGCATGCGTTTTAGTTACATTGAGCCAAGAGCGAAATACTTAATCAGCAAGCTTTCTAAGATTTGGGTTTTTTACATTTTTTTATCTTTTGCGCTAATAGGGGGGTTAGTGTGGTTTATGCATAACGCCATTAAACGCGCTCAAGACAACGCGTCTGATTTAACGATCCAAGAAAGGCTTTACCGCCATGAAATCAGCCGCTTACAGGTAAAGACTGATGAAACCTTAAAACTCATTAAAGAAGCTAAAAAGCGTTTGAATTATAACGATGATATACGAGATGTTTTGCAAGGGCTTTTAAACATTGTGCCGGATCTTATCACCATTAATAGCATTGAAATAGACCAACAAAGCGTGGTGGTTAGCGGTAAAACCCCTTCTAAAGAAGCCTTTTACTTTTTGTTTCAAAACAAACTAAACCCCATGTTTGATTATTCTAGGGCGGAATTTTTCCCTTCAAGCGATGGGTGGTTTAATTTTGTCTCCACCAACTTTTCTAATTCCTTACTGATAAAAAACCCGGAGTCTATTAAATGAAGCCATTGCATTTTTCACACCTGGACAGAGAGCAATCAGGCGATGTGGGGTTTATCATTAAAAACCTTATTTTTTTAGGGGTTTTTTCCTTATTGGGTTGGTTGAATACCGAGTATTTTCTATGGCCTAGCATGCTGGAATTAAAAAAAATCCTTTTAGAAGAAAATCGTAAAAAAAGCGTTTTAGAATACGCGCAAAGGCATTTTGAAACAGCCCTAGCAAACTACCGCAATCAAAAAGAAACCAGCGAATCTTTGTTAAAGATTTTTAATGATGAAGAGTCCAGGCGGATCTTAGAAAAGATTTTAAAAAAATGTTTTGACGCCTATAAAATCAAACCCTTGCTCTCTCAAAACCCCTCCCAAAAAACCCAATTTTTTATCATAGCTAGAGCGAGCGAATTGGAAAAGACCTATCTTTTTTTCACCCTAATCAACAAGTATTTACCGAGCGCTCAAAGCCAATTGCCCTTAAAGATTTCTAAAGATAGCGACGGGTTGTTGGTGCAATTTGGCGTGAGTATTGATCTCCAATAGGATTAAGGGTGGTTTAATGCGAGATTTTGATTTCAGTTTTAATCATAGGGCATGCGAGGGTTGTGGGGCAAAGTGTTGCGTGGGAGAAAGCGGGTATATTTTTGTAACGATCCAAGAAATGCAAAAAATTAGCGCTTTTTTAAAATTAGAATTAGAAGAATTCAGTCAAAAATACGTTAAAAAGGTGGGTTATAAGTTCTCTTTATTAGAAAAAGACGCTAAAGATTTGGGTTTGGCGTGCGTGTTTTTGGATTTGGAGACGAAAAAATGCCAGATTTATAGCGCGCGCCCTAAGCAATGCCAGACTTTTCCTTTTTGGGAGAGCGTGAAAACTTTCTCTAAAGAGCAAAAGGAAGCTTTTTGTCAAAGCTGTCCGGGCATCACACAAAAAACCAAAGAGACTAAAGTACGCTAAAATTCACCTTAGTGATACAAAAAAGGAAATCAAATAATGAATATTCAAACAAAGAAAAGATTTTTAGCAAATTTATTGCTTTTTAGCCTGTTTTCTTGCCTTAAGGCTGAAACCCTTTCAGAAGATCATCAAATCCTGTTGAGTTCAGACGCTTTCCATAGAGGGGATTTTGCCACCGCTCAAAAAGGCTATATGAATCTCTATAAGCAAACCAATAAAGTGGTGTACGCTAAAGAGGCGGCCATTTCAGCGGCGAGTTTAGGGGACATTAAAACCGCTATGCATTTAGCCATGCTTTATCAAAAAATCACCAATAATCGTAACGATGTTTCTATCAATAAGATTTTAGTGGATGGCTATGCGCAAATGGGGCAGATTGATAAGGCGATTGAACTATTACACAAGATTCGTAAGGAAGAAAAAACCATAGCCACAGACAATGTGTTAGGGACTTTGTATTTGACTCAAAAGCGTTTGGATAAGGCTTTCCCGTTGTTGAATAAGTTTTATAACCAAGTGCATGATGAAGACAGCCTAGAAAAACTCATTACGATTTATTTTTTGCAAAACCGTAAAAAAGAGGGCTTGGATTTGTTGCAATCTCATATAGATAGGTATGGTTGCTCAGAGCAATTGTGCCAAAAAGCGCTCAACACCTTCACGCAATTTAACGAGCTTGATTTGGCTAAAACGACTTTCGCTCGTTTGTATGAAAAAAACCCTATTGTTCAAAACGCCCAATTTTACATAGGGGTATTAATCTTGTTAAAAGAGTTTGATAAGGCCCAGCAAATCGCAGAATTATTCCCCTTTGACAGGCGTTTATTGCTAGACTTATACACTGCGCAAAAGAAATTTGATCAAGCTTCCAAACAGGCTTCTTTAATCTATCAAGAAAGAAAAGACCCTAAATTCTTAGGCTTAGAGGCGATTTATCATTATGAAAGCTTGAGCGCGAATAAGAAAAAGCCCACCAAAGAAGAGATGTTGCCCATCATTCAAAAATTAGAGCAAGCCACCAAAGAGCGCCAAGCATGGCTTGCTAAAACTAAAGATAAAGAAGACGCGCAAGACGCTTTCTTTTATAATTTTTTAGGGTATTCCTTAATAGATTATGACATGGATGTTAAAAGGGGCATGGATCTTGTGAGGAAAGCCTTAGCGTTAGATTCTAACTCAGTGCTTTATTTGGATTCTTTAGCATGGGGTTATTACAAATTAGGGAATTGCTTGGAAGCTAAAAAGATCTTTTCTAGCATCGCTAAAGAGCTTATCCAAAACGAACCCGAATTAAAAGAACACAATAAAATCATTCAAGAATGCAAGAAATAGGGATTTTAGAAAATTTACAAAAAAGCTTAGCCTTAAAAGAGGGCATGCTTTCTTATGAAATGCTGGGTAAAAGCCTGTCGTATAACCCTTACTTGCCTAGAGTCATTCCTCAAACCAAAAATTGTGTTTTTGTAACCCCTGATGAGGTTTTAGAAACGCTTTTGAAAGAAAACACCCACACCGATTGCGTCATTGTCAATTTCAAAGGATTATACGAAATAGGCGCGCCAAGTGTGTTTGATTTAGAAGTTTTAGGGTTATTGCGCCGCCATGCGAGCTCTTTGATTGTCCATGAGGATTTTTTCATCAGCCACTACCAGCTTTTAGAATCGCTTGTTCAAGGCTCTGATGGGGTCGTTTTAGATGAAGAGCTTTTAAAAGAGGATTTAAAAGGCATGGTAGAGTTCGCTTGGCGTTTGGGCTTGAGCGTGTTTGTAGAGACCCACAAGCCCGATTACACTCATTTAAAAGATTTAGGGGTTTTAGGCGTGCTAGAAAATAGCCCCCATTCTTATAATCAAAAAAAAATAGTCTTTTTAGATTGAATTTTAAGCTAATTTAGAGTAAAAATCGTATTCAAACTTTTTAAAAGGAGTTAGTCATGTCATTATTGGTGAATGATGAATGCATTGCGTGCGATGCTTGCAGAGAAGAATGCCCTAGTGAGGCGATTGAAGAGGGTGATCCTATTTATAATATTGATCCGGACAGATGCACGGAGTGTTACGGGTATGATGATGAGCCTCGTTGCGTGAGCGTATGCCCTGTAGATGCGATTTTACCGGATCCTAACAACGCAGAGAGCAAAGAGGAATTGAAATACAAATACGAAAGCTTAAAAGAGCAAGATTAAAGGCTAGCAATGGCTAAAATCACAACCGTGATTGATATAGGCTCTAATTCAGTGCGTTTGGCTGTCTTTAAAAAGACAAGCCAGTTTGGGTTTTACTTGCTTTTTGAGACTAAGTCTAAGGTTAGGATTTCTGAGGGCTGTTATGCGTTTAATGGAATCTTGCAAGAAATCCCCATGCAAAGAGCCGTTAAAGCCTTGAGCGAATTTAAAGAAATCGCCCTCAAATACAAAAGCAAAAAAATCCTGTGCGTAGCGACCTCAGCGGTGCGCGATGCCCCTAATCGGTTAGAGTTTGTAGCGAGGGTGAAAAAGGCTTGCGGTTTGCAAATCAAAATCATTGATGGGCAAAAAGAAGCGCTCTATGGCGGGATTGCGTGCGCGAATTTGTTGCATAAAAATTCAGGGATCACGATAGACATTGGAGGGGGTAGCACCGAGTGTGCGTTGATTGAAAAAGGCAAGATTAAGGACTTAATCTCGCTTGATGTCGGCACGATCCGCATTAAAGAAATGTTTTTGGATAAAGACTTAGATGTCAAATTGGCTAAAGCCTTTATCCAAAAAGAGGTCTCTAAATTACCCTTTAAGCATAAAAACGCCTTTGGGGTGGGGGGGACAATTAGGGCGTTGAGTAAGATACTCATGAAACGCTTTGATTACCCCATAGATTCTTTGCATGGCTATGAAATAGATGTGCATAAAAATTTAGCGTTCATTGAAAAAATCGTCATGCTCAAAGAAGACAAATTACGGCTTTTAGGGGTGAATGAAGAGCGTTTGGATAGCATCAGGAGCGGGGCGTTGATTTTATCAGTCGTTTTGGAGCATTTAAAAACTTCCTTGATGATCACTAGTGGGGTAGGGGTGAGAGAAGGCGTGTTTTTGAGCGATTTATTGCGCCACCATTACCATAAATTCCCCCCAATATCAACCCCTCTCTCATCTCTCTAAAAGATCGCTTTTTGCCCCATGAAAAGCACAGCCAAAAGGTCAAAAAAGAATGCGTGAAATTGTTTGAAGCCTTATCGCCTTTGCATAAAATAGATGAAAAATACCTTTTCCATTTAAAGATTGCGGGGGAATTAGCGAGCATGGGTAAGATTTTAAGCGTCTATTTAGCCCACAAGCACAGCGCGTATTTCATTTTAAACGCTTTGAGTTATGGCTTTAGCCACCAGGATAGAGCGATCATTTGCTTATTAGCGCAATTCAGCCATAAAAAAATCCCTAAAGACAACGCTATCGCCCACATGAGCGCGATGATGCCAAGCCTTTTAACCTTACAATGGCTGAGTTTTATCCTTTCTTTAGCCGAAAATTTGTGCCTGACAGACAGCCATCATTTAAAATACACGCTAGAAAAAAACAAGCTTGTGATCCATTCTAATGATGCGCTTTACTTGGCTAAAGAAATGCTCCCCAAACTCATTAAGCCCATTCCTTTGACGATAGAGTTTGCTTGAAAATAGCGATTGTCAGGCTTTCAGCACTTGGGGATATTATCGTGAGCGCGGTGTTTTTAGCGGCCATTAAAGAGCGTTTCACTGACGCTCAAATAGAATGGTTCGTGGATGAAAGATTTGGCGCGATTTTAGAGCATTCCCCTTATATTGATAAATTACACCCTATCGCTTTAAAAAGCGCGCTTACAACCTTTAACCCTTTGAAGATTTTCAAACTTTTTAAAAATTTAAGGGCTTATGAATACGATATAATCATTGACATGCAAGGCTTGATCAAATCCGCCCTCATCACTCAAACGTTAAAAGCCCCTAAAAAAGTCGGCTTTGATTACGCTTCGGCTAGAGAAGGTTTGAGCGCGTTTTTTTACTCGCAAAAAGTCTCTATTGCTTATGATGAGCCTATTTTAAAGCGCAATTCCACGCTCCTTTCTCAAGCCCTAAACTTGCCAGAAAAAGAAATTTCAGAGGGTTTAAGCTCTAGGGCTAAAGCGTTTTCTTACCAGCCTTCTCCAAAAATCAATGCGTTAAATTTGAATCAAAATAAACCAAAAATCCTTTTTGTTTTAGAAACTTCTAAAATCAATAAAACTTACCCCACAGAGCGTTTTAAAGAGTTGGCGTTAATGTTAGAAAATTTTCAAATTTGCTTGTTATGGCATGCTAATGAAGAGAAAGCCACCACGCTTTATCACGCTTTAAAACACCAGCGCGATGTGTTATTGCTCCCTAAACTCACTTTAAACGAGGTTAAGGCGTTGCTCTTTAAAATGGATGTGATTATTGGGGGCGATACGGGTATCACGCATTTAGCATGGGCGTTGCAAAAACCTAGCATCACCCTTTATGGCAACACGCCCATGGAGCGTTTTAAATTAGAAAGCCCGATCAATGTTTCGCTCACCGGTAATTCAAACGCCAGCTATCATAAAAAGGATTTTTCTATCCAAAACATAGAGCCTAAAAAAATCAAAGAATGCGTTTTAAATATTTTAAAGGAAAAAGAATGACTTATAAAGAACGACTCATACACGAAAAAATATTAAATAAAGACGACAAGGGTTTTAAAACAGAACTGCGTATTTTGAGCGTTTTTATCGTGGAATTTTTGGTGAATATTCTAGGGTTTATGTTGGCTAAAATGCCTCATTTTTGGTTTTTAAGGTGCATTAAAGCTTTAGCATGGCTCATGAAAACCTTTGATAGGCGCCGTTATTTTGACGCTAAAGCCAATTTGGATTTTGTGTTTGGGGATTCTAAAAGCGAAGAAGAGAAAAAAAGGATCATTAAAAAGGGGTATGAAAATTTTGCTTTCATCATTTTAGAAACCATTAGAGTGATCTTTATCCCTAAGGCTGAATACGACGCTCGTTTCACGCTCATCAATGAAGAAAACGTGTGGAAGTCTTTAAACAAGGAAGGCCAAGCGATCACTTTATGCATGCATTTTGGCTATTGGGAAGCGGTAGGCACGACTTTGGCGCAATATTATAAGGATTATGGTAGGGGGTGTTTGGGGCGTTTGACTAAATTTGCCCCCATCAATCACATGATCATGAGCAGGCGAGAGGCGTTTGGGGTGCGTTTTGTCAATAAAATAGGGGCGATGAAAGAACTCATTAAAATATATAATCAAGGCAATGGCCTGGTGGGGATTTTAGTGGATCAAAATGTCGTGCCTAAAGACGGGGTGGTGGTGAAATTCTTTAATAGAGACGCTACGCACACCACGATCGCTTCTATTTTGTCGCGCCGTTACAATATAGACATTCAGCCGGTATTCATTGATTTTAACGATGATTATTCGCATTACACAGCGACTTATTACCCAAGTATCCGCTCTCAAATCACCGATAACGCTGAAAACGATATTTTAGAATGCACGCAAGCCCAAGCGAGCTTGTGCGAAGAGGTGATTAGAAACCACCCGGAAAGTTATTTTTGGTTCCACAGGCGTTTTAAAAGCACCCACCCTGAAATTTATCAAAGATAGGGTTTTGTTATCCTTGAATGGATACTCAAAACCTTACATTTTTTCAAAAAATAGGGTTTTTAAATTTAATTTTTATAGTAAAAACTCACTTCCTTAAGGGGATAGGGGGTATTTTGAAATAATTCCCCCTACAACCCCCCTTAAATAACCCCCTAACCCAAGAATACCGCTTTTTTTAAAAAGTTATCGCTTACTCACGCAAGCTCTTTGTCATTGATTGTAAAAAAATGCTTTTTAGTATTTTTTACATTTTACCACTCAATGAGAGCGAGAGTGGTATTTTTTTAAAAACTCTTTTTTAAAACTCAAAAACCGTTTTTCTAAAATGGCTTTTCTGGCGTTTTTAACCAGCTCTAAATAAAAATGCAGATTGTGCAAGCTGGCTAAACGGGCGTAAGTGAGTTCTTTAGCCCTAAAGAGATGGTGCAAATAGGCTTTAGAGTAGCGTTTGCAAGCATAACAAGCGCAATTTTCTTCAATAGGCGTATCATCCAATTTATAGGGCACGTTTTTGATAGAAATTTTTCCAGAATGCGTGAAAAGGGTGGCGTTTCTGGCGTTTCTGGTGGGCATCACACAATCAAACATGTCCACCCCTAAACTGATAGCGTCTAAAATATTTTCAGGCGTGCCTACGCCCATTAGGTAGCGAGGCTTGTCTTTAGGGAGCAAAGGGGCGGTGTGCGCGATCGTTTCTAGCATTTTATCTACACTTTCCCCCACCGCTAAACCGCCTATAGCATAACCATCAAAACCACCATGCGTTAATTCTACGCTAAGGCTTCGCATTTTCAAATGCGTGCCGCCCTGAATAATGGCAAAAAGGTTGTTGTTGGGGCGGTTTTTTTCTTTGTGGTATTCTAGGCTAAGATTCGCCCATTTAGCGCTTCTTTTAATGGATTCTTCAAGGCGCTTTAGTGGAGCGGGCAAGCCCACTAAATCGTCTAAAACCATCATAATATCGCTATTTAAAGAATATTGAATGTCCAAAACTTTAGCGGGCGTGAATAGATGCTTGCTCCCATCAATATGGGATTTAAAAATAATCCCGTCTTCTTGCAATTTGACGTTATCGCTCAAACTAAAAGCTTGAAACCCCCCGCTATCGGTTAAAAAACTCCCATAAAATTGAGCGAAACGATGCAAGCCCCCTAATTGTTCAACCACTTTCTCGCCCGGTCGTAAATACATGTGATAAGTGTTGGCTAAAATGAGTTTAGCGCCTAAAATTTCTTGCATATCCATAGCGTCTAAAGATTTGATGCAACCTTGCGTGCCTACGGGCATGAAAACGGGTGTCTCTACTTGAGAATGAGCTAAATTCAAAACGCCAGCTCGCGCGTTATCATCAACAGCTTGGAGTTGGAAATCCATCGTTTAAGCCTTAATCTTGGATATAATGGCGTAATCATTTTTTAGGAAGTTTGGAATTGAAGAAAATCGCCCTTATTTTAGATGGCATTGTAGCAAAAAATTTTTTAGACTTGGTGCTAAGGCATTATTCTAATCATAATTTTTATATAGTGGTTGTCAAAGATGAGAGCCTTATCCCTAAAAATTACCCGAGCACTTTCGCTTTTCATTGTTTTGATGCGACTTCCAGTTTTAGGCTTTTGCAAGTGTTAAACGATGAGGTGAGCGATGCGTTTTTAATCATACAAGATTTTAAAGAGCAACGCATCATCCATAAAATCATTCAAACCCATTTCAAACGCATGCGCGTGGTTTTGAGCGTGAAAAGAGATAGCGAAAAAACTTTAGAAAACAATGAAGAAAATAAAGATGAAAAGCTTATTTTGATTGATGAATTTGAAGTTTTAGCCAATAAATTCATTTCTCGTTTGCCTAATATCCCTAGCACCCCTAGAGAGTTTGGGTTAGGCAAGGGCGAGATCATGGAGATTGATGTGCCTTTTGGGAGCATTTTTGCTTACAGGCATATTGGCTCTATCAGGCAAAAAGAATACAGGATTGTAGGGCTTTATCGCAACGATGTTTTGTTGCTCTCCACTAAATCTTTAGTCATCCAACCACGAGACATTCTCTTAGTGGCAGGCAATCCGGAAATTTTAAACGCGGTGTATCATCAAGTCAAAAGCAATGTGGGGCAGTTCCCAGCCCCCTTTGGTAAGAGCATTTATTTATACATTGATATGCGCTTACAAAGCCGAAAAGCGATGATGCGCGATGTGTATCAAGCCTTGTTTTTGCACAAGCATTTAAAGAGCTACAAGCTCTACATTCAGGTTTTACACCCCACTAGCCCTAAGTTTTATCATAAATTTTTATCGCTAGAAACCGAAAGCATTGAAGTGAATTTTGATTTTTATGGGAAAAGTTTTATCCAAAAACTCCATGAAGACCACCAAAAAAAAATGGGTTTGATTGTGGTAGGCAGAGAGCTTTTTTTCTTCAAAAAACACCGAAGAGCCTTGCATAAAACAGCCACCCCGGTTTATAAAACCAACACTTCTGGCTTGTCTAAAACCACTCAAAGCATTGTGGTTTTGAATGAAAGTTTAAGTATTAATGAAGACATGTCTTCAGTGATTTTTGATGTGTCTATGCAAATGGATTTGGGCTTGTTGCTCTATGATTTTGACCCTAACAAGCGCTATAAAAACGAGATTGTCAATCATTACGAAAATTTAGCCAACACCTTTAACCGCAAGATTGAGATTTTTCAAACCGATATTAAAAATCCTATCATGTATCTCAATTCTTTAAGAAATCCCATTTTGCATTTCATGCCTTTTGAAGAGTGCATCACGCAAACGCGCTATTTGTGGTTTTTATCCACTAAAGTGGAAAAATTAGCGTTTTTAAACGATGATCACCCTCAAATTTTTATCCCTGTAGCGGAGTGAAAGAATG
Protein-coding regions in this window:
- a CDS encoding lipid A biosynthesis lauroyl acyltransferase, yielding MTYKERLIHEKILNKDDKGFKTELRILSVFIVEFLVNILGFMLAKMPHFWFLRCIKALAWLMKTFDRRRYFDAKANLDFVFGDSKSEEEKKRIIKKGYENFAFIILETIRVIFIPKAEYDARFTLINEENVWKSLNKEGQAITLCMHFGYWEAVGTTLAQYYKDYGRGCLGRLTKFAPINHMIMSRREAFGVRFVNKIGAMKELIKIYNQGNGLVGILVDQNVVPKDGVVVKFFNRDATHTTIASILSRRYNIDIQPVFIDFNDDYSHYTATYYPSIRSQITDNAENDILECTQAQASLCEEVIRNHPESYFWFHRRFKSTHPEIYQR
- the waaC gene encoding lipopolysaccharide heptosyltransferase I, with amino-acid sequence MKIAIVRLSALGDIIVSAVFLAAIKERFTDAQIEWFVDERFGAILEHSPYIDKLHPIALKSALTTFNPLKIFKLFKNLRAYEYDIIIDMQGLIKSALITQTLKAPKKVGFDYASAREGLSAFFYSQKVSIAYDEPILKRNSTLLSQALNLPEKEISEGLSSRAKAFSYQPSPKINALNLNQNKPKILFVLETSKINKTYPTERFKELALMLENFQICLLWHANEEKATTLYHALKHQRDVLLLPKLTLNEVKALLFKMDVIIGGDTGITHLAWALQKPSITLYGNTPMERFKLESPINVSLTGNSNASYHKKDFSIQNIEPKKIKECVLNILKEKE
- a CDS encoding COG3400 family protein, coding for MKKIALILDGIVAKNFLDLVLRHYSNHNFYIVVVKDESLIPKNYPSTFAFHCFDATSSFRLLQVLNDEVSDAFLIIQDFKEQRIIHKIIQTHFKRMRVVLSVKRDSEKTLENNEENKDEKLILIDEFEVLANKFISRLPNIPSTPREFGLGKGEIMEIDVPFGSIFAYRHIGSIRQKEYRIVGLYRNDVLLLSTKSLVIQPRDILLVAGNPEILNAVYHQVKSNVGQFPAPFGKSIYLYIDMRLQSRKAMMRDVYQALFLHKHLKSYKLYIQVLHPTSPKFYHKFLSLETESIEVNFDFYGKSFIQKLHEDHQKKMGLIVVGRELFFFKKHRRALHKTATPVYKTNTSGLSKTTQSIVVLNESLSINEDMSSVIFDVSMQMDLGLLLYDFDPNKRYKNEIVNHYENLANTFNRKIEIFQTDIKNPIMYLNSLRNPILHFMPFEECITQTRYLWFLSTKVEKLAFLNDDHPQIFIPVAE
- a CDS encoding YkgJ family cysteine cluster protein; translation: MRDFDFSFNHRACEGCGAKCCVGESGYIFVTIQEMQKISAFLKLELEEFSQKYVKKVGYKFSLLEKDAKDLGLACVFLDLETKKCQIYSARPKQCQTFPFWESVKTFSKEQKEAFCQSCPGITQKTKETKVR
- a CDS encoding indole-3-glycerol phosphate synthase, encoding MQEIGILENLQKSLALKEGMLSYEMLGKSLSYNPYLPRVIPQTKNCVFVTPDEVLETLLKENTHTDCVIVNFKGLYEIGAPSVFDLEVLGLLRRHASSLIVHEDFFISHYQLLESLVQGSDGVVLDEELLKEDLKGMVEFAWRLGLSVFVETHKPDYTHLKDLGVLGVLENSPHSYNQKKIVFLD
- a CDS encoding YfhL family 4Fe-4S dicluster ferredoxin, which gives rise to MSLLVNDECIACDACREECPSEAIEEGDPIYNIDPDRCTECYGYDDEPRCVSVCPVDAILPDPNNAESKEELKYKYESLKEQD
- a CDS encoding tetratricopeptide repeat protein translates to MNIQTKKRFLANLLLFSLFSCLKAETLSEDHQILLSSDAFHRGDFATAQKGYMNLYKQTNKVVYAKEAAISAASLGDIKTAMHLAMLYQKITNNRNDVSINKILVDGYAQMGQIDKAIELLHKIRKEEKTIATDNVLGTLYLTQKRLDKAFPLLNKFYNQVHDEDSLEKLITIYFLQNRKKEGLDLLQSHIDRYGCSEQLCQKALNTFTQFNELDLAKTTFARLYEKNPIVQNAQFYIGVLILLKEFDKAQQIAELFPFDRRLLLDLYTAQKKFDQASKQASLIYQERKDPKFLGLEAIYHYESLSANKKKPTKEEMLPIIQKLEQATKERQAWLAKTKDKEDAQDAFFYNFLGYSLIDYDMDVKRGMDLVRKALALDSNSVLYLDSLAWGYYKLGNCLEAKKIFSSIAKELIQNEPELKEHNKIIQECKK
- the tgt gene encoding tRNA guanosine(34) transglycosylase Tgt, which translates into the protein MDFQLQAVDDNARAGVLNLAHSQVETPVFMPVGTQGCIKSLDAMDMQEILGAKLILANTYHMYLRPGEKVVEQLGGLHRFAQFYGSFLTDSGGFQAFSLSDNVKLQEDGIIFKSHIDGSKHLFTPAKVLDIQYSLNSDIMMVLDDLVGLPAPLKRLEESIKRSAKWANLSLEYHKEKNRPNNNLFAIIQGGTHLKMRSLSVELTHGGFDGYAIGGLAVGESVDKMLETIAHTAPLLPKDKPRYLMGVGTPENILDAISLGVDMFDCVMPTRNARNATLFTHSGKISIKNVPYKLDDTPIEENCACYACKRYSKAYLHHLFRAKELTYARLASLHNLHFYLELVKNARKAILEKRFLSFKKEFLKKYHSRSH